Genomic segment of Methanoculleus horonobensis:
TTCCGGTCCTCGTCTATCTGGAGAAGAAAAAGTACGAGGTCGCGAATCTTCGCGCCCTTGCCCGGGGTAAGGAAGCCGGCCTCCCCGGTGAGCGGTTACAGGGCTACCTGGTGATGTAGAATGGAGATCGCAGTTGTCGGTACCGGTGAATTCATCCTCGGTTTCAGGCTCGCGGGTGTTCGAAGAACCTACGCGGCCGAGACCGACGAACGACTGGTCGAGCATATCAACCAGGTGCTGGATGACAGGGATGTCGGCATCCTCGTGCTGAAAGGCAGCGACATGGAGCGGATCCCTCTGCGGCTTCGCACCACCCTCGAAAACTCCGTCAAGCCGACGGTTATCGCGATCGGCGGAGATGAGGGCGGCCTGTCGATGAGAGAGAGAATCAAGAGATCGGTGGGTGTTGATCTGTGGAAGTAATGGAGAAAGGAAAAGAGAACAGGGCTCAGGGAGTCCTGAAGCGGATTTCAGGGCCGGTCGTCACTGCTGTCGGTCTCGACGCGCATATGTACGACGTGGTGAAGGTCGGCAATGAAGAACTGATGGGGGAGGTCATCAAGATCCAGGGTGAGAACATCATCATCCAGGTCTATGAGGATACCGCCGGCATCAGACCCGGTGAGCCGGTGGGAAATACCGGTCTCTCGCTCGCTGTTGAACTCGGGCCCGGGCTGCTGACCAGTATCTACGACGGGATCCAGCGGCCGCTCGAGGTGCTCGTGGACAAGATGGGCAACTTCATCGAGCGCGGCGTCTCGGCACCCGGCCTCTCCCACGAGAAGAAGTGGGAGTTCGTGCCCACGGTGAAGGAAGGCGATGAAGTCAGGGCCGGCACCGTCATCGGCACCGTCCAGGAGACGAACATCGTCCATAAGATCATGGTTCCCCCGAGAGCGAAGGGCGGCAAGATCAAGAAGATCTCGGGCGGCAGTTTCACGGTCGATGAGACCGTCTGTGTCCTCGAGGACGGCACCGAGATCGCCATGCTCCAGCGCTGGCCGGTTCGTGTGCCCCGCCCCGTGCAGGAGAAGCTGAACCCGGACATCCCGCTGATCACCGGTCAGCGGATTCTGGACGGTCT
This window contains:
- a CDS encoding V-type ATP synthase subunit F; translated protein: MEIAVVGTGEFILGFRLAGVRRTYAAETDERLVEHINQVLDDRDVGILVLKGSDMERIPLRLRTTLENSVKPTVIAIGGDEGGLSMRERIKRSVGVDLWK